A stretch of Lathyrus oleraceus cultivar Zhongwan6 chromosome 6, CAAS_Psat_ZW6_1.0, whole genome shotgun sequence DNA encodes these proteins:
- the LOC127097442 gene encoding transcription factor bHLH84, with product MEPTQLIYEEWDSLSGQFTAEEADFMTQLLDGNTNCSYFPSNVANANSMCFSQVSSTDTANSGIYFSDHAIDNDSLSMFYSPQYLDDNLSKQMNYESIAHEGSCLEPVKLVLAPDNNLQAKREHEMMFVSEEDRTENMENPAKRFRSSNASMELNEGTCHQVSNLCRKSRARNGPATDSQSIYARRRRERINERLRILQTLVPNGTKVDISTMLEEAVQYVKFLQLQIKVLSSNDMWMYAPIAYNGINIGLDLTFSSLTN from the exons ATGGAACCTACCCAACTGATATATGAAGAATGGGATTCTCTTAGTGGACAGTTCACAGCTGAGGAAGCTGATTTCATGACTCAGTTGCTTGATGGCAATACCAACTGTTCTTATTTTCCTTCAAATGTTGCAAATGCTAATTCTATGTGTTTCTCCCAAGTGAGTAGCACAGACACTGCTAATAGTGGCATCTACTTCTCTGATCATGCAATAGACAATGATTCCTTGTCCATGTTTTATAGTCCACAATATTTGGACGATAATTTAAGCAAACAGATGAATTATGAAAGCATTGCTCATGAAGGGTCATGTTTAGAGCCAGTGAAATTGGTTCTTGCTCCTGACAACAATTTGCAAGCTAAGAGGGAGCATGAAATGATGTTTGTTTCAGAAGAGGATAGAACCGAAAACATGGAGAATCCTGCAAAAAGATTTAGGAGCTCAAATGCTTCCATGGAGCTAAATGAGGGAACATGTCATCAAGTGTCGAATTTATGTAGAAAATCAAGAGCAAGAAATGGTCCTGCCACTGATTCTCAGAGCATATATGCTAGA AGGAGAAGAGAAAGAATAAATGAAAGGTTGAGAATCTTGCAAACACTTGTCCCTAATGGAACCAAAGTGGACATTAGCACCATGCTTGAGGAAGCTGTTCAATATGTCAAGTTTTTGCAGCTTCAAATTAAG GTCCTAAGCTCTAATGACATGTGGATGTATGCTCCAATAGCTTACAATGGAATCAACATTGGATTGGACCTCACCTTTTCTTCTCTAACTAATTAA